From a region of the Actinopolymorpha singaporensis genome:
- a CDS encoding site-specific integrase, giving the protein MVRTLAYTGLRWGEVIALRVRDLDLARGRLDVRRAYVDIDGQLVEGKPKTHQSRSVPLPAALRDELGALVAGRDRDALVFTAPEGGPLRVGNFRQRVWTPAVKAAGLDGFTIHGLRHTAASLYISACTPPKVVQRVLGHASVVMTMDLYGHLYPDEMDTWAARLNEVAGQSGVWPERGQNDGSEATRAEVGR; this is encoded by the coding sequence TTGGTCCGCACCCTTGCCTACACAGGGCTGCGCTGGGGTGAGGTGATCGCGCTCCGCGTTCGTGACCTCGACCTGGCGCGTGGGCGGCTGGACGTGCGGCGTGCGTACGTCGACATCGACGGCCAGCTGGTGGAGGGGAAGCCCAAAACTCACCAGTCGCGGTCGGTCCCGCTGCCTGCTGCACTCCGCGACGAGCTCGGCGCCCTGGTCGCCGGCCGCGATCGTGACGCGCTGGTGTTCACCGCCCCCGAAGGTGGGCCACTGCGGGTCGGCAACTTCCGGCAGCGGGTGTGGACGCCGGCGGTGAAGGCGGCCGGCCTCGATGGGTTCACCATCCACGGCCTCCGGCACACGGCCGCCTCGCTCTACATCTCCGCGTGCACGCCGCCGAAGGTCGTCCAGCGGGTGCTCGGCCACGCGTCCGTGGTCATGACGATGGACCTGTATGGCCACCTGTACCCCGACGAGATGGACACCTGGGCGGCGCGGCTCAACGAGGTCGCGGGCCAGTCGGGGGTGTGGCCAGAACGTGGCCAGAACGACGGTTCGGAGGCGACGAGGGCGGAGGTCGGCCGGTGA
- a CDS encoding helix-turn-helix transcriptional regulator: MSHERLWTPAQVCEYLGVPVETLYRWRYIGTGPRAARIGKHLRYDPADVYAWVEEQKATAA; the protein is encoded by the coding sequence GTGAGTCACGAGCGACTGTGGACGCCCGCCCAGGTGTGTGAGTACCTGGGCGTGCCGGTCGAGACGCTGTACCGGTGGCGCTACATCGGCACCGGTCCTCGGGCCGCGCGGATCGGGAAGCATCTGCGCTACGACCCGGCCGACGTATATGCCTGGGTGGAGGAGCAGAAGGCGACCGCCGCATGA